In Zingiber officinale cultivar Zhangliang chromosome 6A, Zo_v1.1, whole genome shotgun sequence, a single genomic region encodes these proteins:
- the LOC121996465 gene encoding uncharacterized protein LOC121996465 translates to MLDSLQEKKKTMRGVAKSGASEELERRSQYLSSLIQRTRISEDGDQVKKEVVKAEVKPMRKEQQRKQEGDEEEEEKKKKGVREVDQCDDNPSLEQQQQKTPIVKVRAADMPVALQKRAFRCAHEMLASMPKLESKRLAFALKKEFDSTYGPAWHCIVGTSFGSYVTHSLGGFLYFSIDKVYILLFRTAVEPIDSR, encoded by the exons ATGCTGGACTCATTGcaggagaagaagaagacgatgaGAGGGGTGGCAAAGAGCGGGGCGTCGGAGGAGCTGGAGCGCCGCAGCCAGTACCTTAGCTCGCTGATCCAGCGCACCAGGATCTCGGAGGACGGAGATCAGGTCAAGAAGGAGGTCGTCAAGGCCGAAGTTAAGCCGATGAGGAAGGAGCAGCAGCGAAAGCAGGAAggcgatgaggaggaggaggagaagaagaagaagggcgtCCGGGAAGTAGATCAATGCGATGACAATCCGTCTCTGGAACAGCAGCAGCAAAAGACGCCCATTGTGAAGGTCAGAGCTGCAGACATGCCCGTCGCGTTGCAGAAGCGAGCGTTCCGGTGTGCCCACGAGATGCTTGCTTCCATGCCCAAGCTCGAGAGCAAGAGGCTGGCCTTCGCGCTCAAAAAG GAATTTGATTCAACCTACGGTCCAGCTTGGCATTGCATAGTAGGAACAAGCTTTGGTTCTTATGTCACACATTCTTTGGGAGGTTTCCTGTATTTCTCCATCGATAAGGTCTACATTCTTCTCTTTCGGACTGCCGTGGAACCAATAGACAGTCGATGA